In the Mastacembelus armatus chromosome 17, fMasArm1.2, whole genome shotgun sequence genome, one interval contains:
- the sdr39u1 gene encoding epimerase family protein SDR39U1 isoform X1 → MRVLIGGGSGFVGRELTRLLRNKGHQVTVISRQPGPGKITWGELESHGLPPCEGAVNLAGENLMNPLRWWNESYKKDLFSSRIDTTKTLAQAIAASSSPPHSWVLVSGVACYKPSLTAEYTEDHEWTPFDLFSNLVKEWEASALLPENVAKITKQVVIRSGLVLGRDGGAMKQMLPAFWLGLGGTLGSGTQPFPWVHASDLAGIIAHGLEPPTDPPSTSPQVFNGVAPALNTNYEFTKELGKVLRRPTVLPVPVIALNALMGSERAVVLSQGQKVIPKRTLEAGFQYKYPDLTSALKEIVGN, encoded by the exons ATGAGAGTCCTAATAG GAGGGGGATCTGGCTTTGTGGGCCGTGAGCTAACGCGCCTGCTCAGAAACAAAGGTCACCAGGTCACAGTGATCTCTCGTCAGCCTGGTCCGGGGAAGATAACATGG GGTGAGTTGGAGTCTCATGGCCTTCCTCCATGTGAGGGCGCTGTCAACTTAGCTGGGGAGAATCTCATGAACCCACTCCGATG GTGGAATGAAAGCTATAAAAAGGATTTGTTCTCCAGTCGTATTGACACTACGAAAACTCTGGCTCAGGCCATAGCTGCTTCATCGAGCCCTCCTCACTCCTGGGTGCTGGTATCAGGTGTAG CTTGTTACAAGCCCAGTCTGACAGCTGAGTACACAGAGGACCACGAATGGACACCGTTTGACCTCTTTTCCAACCTGGTGAAAGAGTGGGAGGCTTCAGCACTTCTGCCGGAGAATGTGGCAAAAATCACCAAACAAGTTGTCATCAGGTCTG GGTTAGTCCTGGGTCGTGATGGTGGTGCCATGAAGCAGATGTTGCCGGCCTTCTGGCTTGGCCTCGGGGGCACATTGGGCTCTGGGACACAGCCATTCCCCTGGGTACACGCTTCGGACTTGGCAGGAATCATCGCCCATGGCCTGGAGCCCCCTACTGATCCTCCCTCTACTTCACCACAAGTCTTTAACGGAGTCGCACCTGCACTTAACACCAACTACGAGTTCACTAAAGAACTGGGCAAGGTCCTGAGACGGCCCACCGTTTTACCTGTGCCAGTCATTGCCTTGAATGCCCTAATGGGCTCTGAGAGGGCTGTGGTCCTCAGCCAGGGACAGAAAGTCATACCAAAGAGGACTCTAGAGGCCGGATTTCAGTACAAGTACCCAGACTTGACATCAGCACTGAAGGAGATTGTTGGGAATTAA
- the mettl17 gene encoding methyltransferase-like protein 17, mitochondrial: MASRSYSVCVLCQRAVVVKMMCRGMSAAAHPQSQVDFLKGERHRKHPGVTNLKTLHLPEELQMAARSIIRRAQVTRLTERSHGLTNFLWSRKRAVEDVTLRQKAVSLEKELWEKAVEKREDIDEQALEDRIRKKVLSDLRRTTYHWTPMKYDEELSVVYMAARLAGGYAAVRRALNEITKRDPAFAPKSLLDFGSGLGTVVWASHSCWSNTLKEMVCVDSSGPMNILAERLLKGDDERAEPHIQQVYFRQFLPVSPKVQFDLVVAAFTLSELPSVKEREDAVLTLWRKTSSYLVLVENGTKEGHKILMEARDTILKKQETTVYDSRPASVFAPCPHELICPKLAREPVIPCNFQQLYQPLPLPGHNEHQTEKFSYLILTRAEPAVVNTLDWARLIAPVQRRTRHVHCRMCCSDGQLQHVVVTARKHSRDAYRCARSSDWGDWLPIFPKVTEDDQSGSE; this comes from the exons ATGGCATCACGGAGTTATAGTGTCTGTGTCCTCTGTCAGAGGGCGGTTGTCGTGAAGATGATGTGCAGG GGAATGAGTGCTGCTGCACACCCGCAGTCTCAGGTTGATTTCCTAAAGGGAGAGCGACACAGGAAGCACCCAGGTGTGACCAATCTGAAAACTCTGCATCTCCCTGAAGAACTCCAGATGGCTGCGCGGTCGATTATTCGCA GAGCTCAGGTGACTCGGTTGACTGAGCGCAGTCACGGTCTCACAAACTTCCTGTGGAGCAGAAAGCGAGCAGTCGAGGACGTGACTCTAAGGCAGAAAGCTGTTAGCTTGGAGAAAGAACTTTGGGAAAAAGCGGTGGAGAAAAGAGAAG ATATAGATGAACAAGCGCTGGAAGACCGCATTAGGAAGAAAGTGTTGTCAGACCTCAGAAGAACAACATATCACTGGACTCCCATGAA GTATGATGAAGAATTAAGTGTAGTGTACATGGCGGCTCGGCTGGCCGGGGGCTACGCAGCAGTAAGGAGAGCTCTAAATGAG ATAACGAAGAGGGATCCTGCATTTGCCCCTAAGTCTCTCTTGGATTTTGGTTCAGGGCTGGGAACAGTTGTCTG GGCGTCACACTCATGCTGGAGCAACACCCTGAAGGAGATGGTATGTGTAGACAGCTCTGGGCCGATGAACATCCTGGCAGAACGACTTCTCAAAg GGGATGATGAAAGAGCTGAACCTCACATCCAACAAGTCTATTTCAGACAGTTCCTCCCTGTTTCTCCAAAG GTGCAGTTTGACTTGGTAGTTGCAGCCTTCACCCTGTCAGAGCTTCCCAGTGTGAAAGAGCGTGAAGACGCAGTGCTCACTCTGTGGAGGAAGACAAGCTCATATCTG GTGCTGGTGGAAAATGGGACCAAAGAGGGCCATAAGATTCTTATGGAGGCTAGAGACACTATATTAAAG AAACAAGAGACGACCGTTTATGACTCAAGACCTGCTTCAGTGTTTGCTCCA TGTCCACATGAACTGATTTGTCCTAAACTGGCCCGTGAGCCAGTCATCCCCTGCAACTTCCAGCAGCTGTACCAgcctctgcctctgcctggG cacAACGAACACCAGACGGAGAAGTTCAGTTACCTGATTCTGACTCGGGCAGAACCAGCGGTGGTCAACACTTTGGACTGGGCGAGGCTGATCGCACCGGTGCAGCGCAGAACGAGACATGTCCACTGTCGGATGTGCTGCTCGGATGGACAGTTACAACATGTGGTGGTGACAGCGCGAAAACACAGCAG GGATGCGTACCGCTGTGCTCGGAGCAGTGACTGGGGAGATTGGCTGCCAATCTTTCCGAAGGTCACTGAAGATGATCAGAGTGGTTCAGAGTGA
- the sdr39u1 gene encoding epimerase family protein SDR39U1 isoform X2, translating into MGVYLQKLLYFSYSVLLQGELESHGLPPCEGAVNLAGENLMNPLRWWNESYKKDLFSSRIDTTKTLAQAIAASSSPPHSWVLVSGVACYKPSLTAEYTEDHEWTPFDLFSNLVKEWEASALLPENVAKITKQVVIRSGLVLGRDGGAMKQMLPAFWLGLGGTLGSGTQPFPWVHASDLAGIIAHGLEPPTDPPSTSPQVFNGVAPALNTNYEFTKELGKVLRRPTVLPVPVIALNALMGSERAVVLSQGQKVIPKRTLEAGFQYKYPDLTSALKEIVGN; encoded by the exons ATGG gagtttatttacaaaaactCCTGTACTTTTCCTACTCTGTGCTCCTGCAGGGTGAGTTGGAGTCTCATGGCCTTCCTCCATGTGAGGGCGCTGTCAACTTAGCTGGGGAGAATCTCATGAACCCACTCCGATG GTGGAATGAAAGCTATAAAAAGGATTTGTTCTCCAGTCGTATTGACACTACGAAAACTCTGGCTCAGGCCATAGCTGCTTCATCGAGCCCTCCTCACTCCTGGGTGCTGGTATCAGGTGTAG CTTGTTACAAGCCCAGTCTGACAGCTGAGTACACAGAGGACCACGAATGGACACCGTTTGACCTCTTTTCCAACCTGGTGAAAGAGTGGGAGGCTTCAGCACTTCTGCCGGAGAATGTGGCAAAAATCACCAAACAAGTTGTCATCAGGTCTG GGTTAGTCCTGGGTCGTGATGGTGGTGCCATGAAGCAGATGTTGCCGGCCTTCTGGCTTGGCCTCGGGGGCACATTGGGCTCTGGGACACAGCCATTCCCCTGGGTACACGCTTCGGACTTGGCAGGAATCATCGCCCATGGCCTGGAGCCCCCTACTGATCCTCCCTCTACTTCACCACAAGTCTTTAACGGAGTCGCACCTGCACTTAACACCAACTACGAGTTCACTAAAGAACTGGGCAAGGTCCTGAGACGGCCCACCGTTTTACCTGTGCCAGTCATTGCCTTGAATGCCCTAATGGGCTCTGAGAGGGCTGTGGTCCTCAGCCAGGGACAGAAAGTCATACCAAAGAGGACTCTAGAGGCCGGATTTCAGTACAAGTACCCAGACTTGACATCAGCACTGAAGGAGATTGTTGGGAATTAA